A stretch of the Thalassotalea euphylliae genome encodes the following:
- the fadR gene encoding fatty acid metabolism transcriptional regulator FadR — protein MVIKAQSPAGFAEQYIVESIWNGGFPPGSILPAERELSELIGVTRTTLREVLQRLARDGWLTIKHGKPTRVNNFWETSSLNILETLAQLDHEGIPELVDNLMSARTNISAIYVRGAIKNNPEKTIELLEAYKEVEDDGEKFADFDYRLNKELVMASGNSIYLLILNGFRGLYSRLGGLYFQHPRGREISRGYYQRLIDLAKAGKFDESVFAVRKYGVESGQLWLELKDEVLKELAE, from the coding sequence ATGGTAATAAAAGCACAGAGTCCAGCAGGTTTTGCAGAGCAGTACATTGTTGAATCTATCTGGAATGGTGGCTTTCCTCCAGGCTCAATTTTACCCGCAGAGCGCGAACTTTCTGAACTTATTGGTGTTACTCGTACAACTTTACGAGAAGTGTTACAGCGATTAGCACGCGATGGCTGGCTAACGATTAAGCACGGTAAACCAACAAGAGTAAATAACTTCTGGGAAACATCTAGCCTTAACATTCTTGAAACCTTAGCACAGCTTGATCACGAAGGTATTCCAGAGCTAGTTGATAACTTAATGTCAGCGCGCACTAATATTAGCGCAATTTATGTGCGTGGTGCGATTAAGAACAATCCTGAAAAAACCATTGAGCTATTAGAAGCATACAAAGAAGTTGAAGATGACGGTGAAAAGTTTGCTGACTTCGATTATCGACTTAACAAAGAGCTGGTAATGGCGTCGGGCAACTCTATTTACTTGCTGATCTTAAATGGCTTCAGAGGGCTGTATTCTCGCTTGGGTGGCTTATATTTCCAACACCCAAGAGGTCGAGAAATTTCTCGTGGCTACTACCAGCGTTTAATCGATTTAGCTAAGGCAGGCAAATTTGACGAATCAGTATTTGCGGTGCGTAAATACGGTGTTGAATCTGGCCAATTATGGCTTGAATTGAAAGATGAAGTGTTAAAAGAACTCGCTGAATAA